A single genomic interval of bacterium harbors:
- a CDS encoding sialidase family protein — protein MMKPILLLLWSAALASASFGPNVRVDHQYQSQYECGYCAIAVGQGAPSHQPVYIAFEGDTTGRCDVWFQKSTDAGRTWLPEDMLIRRGDRYAADPDITTDADGNVYVEYIDEYIDTTGGRHYHISCQRSSDGGTTWTAPARVDDSLDRVIGSARIAADPAGNLLCVWNGRHIWSSASTDRGATWGQVVQVDDDTTNRGCYQPDVFIQPGTNQYLVVAEVPHWYDSTPHIGMCAYLYRSFDRGLTFQPGVQLDTFDYYASSPHVVAERDHIICDYTGAGESLYGHQDLTEFRTFCSGPDTWGSPVAIRPSCDDAKLALSGDGRVHTALTMYTMGPNKTYVYYASSSNHGASWSDPELVNEDTLSTGFPDIGADSAGYADVVWAQGPNSGGQFRIWFATNNPLAIAEESRRPSSARPIATVIRGVLFQPEASGLKPQVTSLLDVSGRKVIDLRPGANDVRALAPGVYFVRAEPSAASRQPSAVTKVVITR, from the coding sequence ATGATGAAACCGATTCTGCTGCTCCTCTGGTCTGCTGCCCTCGCCTCTGCCTCGTTTGGGCCGAACGTCCGCGTTGATCACCAGTACCAGTCCCAATACGAGTGCGGCTACTGCGCAATTGCCGTCGGCCAAGGCGCGCCGTCACACCAGCCAGTCTACATTGCGTTCGAGGGCGATACTACCGGCCGCTGCGACGTCTGGTTCCAGAAGTCCACCGATGCCGGCAGAACCTGGCTGCCCGAGGACATGCTGATTCGACGCGGAGACCGCTACGCAGCCGACCCTGACATCACGACCGACGCGGACGGCAACGTCTATGTCGAATACATCGACGAGTACATTGACACTACTGGGGGTCGCCACTACCATATCTCGTGCCAGCGCTCAAGCGACGGCGGGACAACGTGGACCGCACCGGCCAGAGTCGATGACAGCTTAGACAGAGTGATCGGCTCGGCCCGGATCGCTGCGGACCCAGCCGGCAACCTCCTCTGCGTCTGGAACGGCCGACACATCTGGTCATCCGCGTCGACCGACCGGGGAGCGACGTGGGGCCAGGTTGTACAAGTGGACGACGACACGACGAACCGGGGCTGCTACCAACCAGATGTCTTTATCCAGCCGGGTACGAATCAGTACCTTGTGGTTGCGGAGGTTCCGCACTGGTACGATTCGACACCGCACATCGGGATGTGTGCCTACCTGTATCGCTCGTTCGACCGCGGCCTGACTTTCCAACCCGGGGTCCAGCTCGACACGTTTGATTACTACGCTTCCTCACCTCATGTCGTCGCCGAACGGGACCACATCATCTGCGACTACACCGGCGCTGGTGAGAGTCTTTACGGCCACCAGGATCTCACCGAGTTCCGTACGTTCTGCTCTGGGCCGGACACGTGGGGCAGCCCTGTAGCGATTCGACCGTCGTGCGACGACGCCAAGCTCGCCCTCTCAGGCGACGGCCGCGTGCACACGGCGTTGACGATGTATACCATGGGACCCAACAAAACCTACGTATACTACGCATCCTCGTCGAACCACGGCGCCTCTTGGTCCGATCCCGAACTCGTCAATGAAGACACCCTGAGTACCGGCTTCCCGGACATCGGCGCCGACTCCGCCGGTTACGCCGACGTGGTCTGGGCGCAAGGGCCCAACTCCGGCGGGCAGTTCCGGATCTGGTTCGCGACCAACAACCCGCTTGCCATCGCCGAAGAATCCCGCAGGCCCAGCTCCGCACGGCCAATCGCTACCGTCATCCGCGGCGTGCTGTTCCAGCCCGAGGCCTCAGGCCTCAAGCCACAAGTCACAAGCCTGCTCGATGTCAGCGGGCGGAAGGTCATAGACCTCAGGCCCGGCGCGAATGATGTGCGGGCGCTGGCACCTGGTGTCTACTTCGTCCGAGCCGAGCCGTCAGCCGCGAGCCGTCAGCCGTCGGCCGTCACCAAGGTCGTCATTACTCGGTAG
- a CDS encoding FlgD immunoglobulin-like domain containing protein: MRNVLLLFVPIALFAQVQVETIIRLPRGSDRMLSNAAYLPELNKLYAASEPDRYYVIDCSTYRVVDSISDEVYGEMGHAWNWRRLKLYALGRNMSDSILAIDAAADTVIRWLHFCSRMPSMVYLSDVDRLYKAAVETLYAFDGATDSVVRRATLGGVSTNACWDSAGRKLYVEQGGDKQLYVYDYVADSVLKVIDVSRVSGVQPDALLFNNSFHKAYVAPFQGEPGPSNVGIIDTERDTLVGTLPVRIWGGLYGQAAVDERDDKVYFADENGSADSDTMWVVDCATDSVRKKVDYSPDGGTWIVRWVPWSNRVYQVTTASLPYWNSCIKVLDCNTDSFIVKQMLVNHAAIRDIQLDPIRQRIFVVGVDTNDIYVLRDTGYGIAEAKQTEPRVSSGLQVRTMPGWFDVLYFLASPSHVDLSVYDLTGREVRRLVGEDQTTGQHSAVWNCTNRNGAAIAHGVYFIRLDAPGRADVTKVVMTR, encoded by the coding sequence GTGAGAAACGTCCTGCTGCTGTTCGTTCCTATCGCGCTCTTCGCGCAAGTGCAGGTGGAGACTATCATAAGGCTTCCCCGTGGCTCAGACCGCATGCTGAGCAATGCGGCCTATCTGCCGGAGCTGAACAAGCTCTACGCCGCCAGCGAGCCCGACCGGTACTACGTCATTGATTGCTCAACTTATCGGGTGGTGGACTCCATTTCTGATGAGGTGTATGGTGAGATGGGTCACGCCTGGAACTGGCGCAGGCTGAAGCTCTACGCCCTTGGCCGCAACATGTCAGACAGCATATTGGCCATTGACGCCGCAGCCGACACGGTCATACGCTGGCTGCACTTCTGCAGTCGTATGCCCTCGATGGTCTACTTGAGTGACGTCGACCGTCTGTACAAGGCGGCGGTGGAGACTCTTTACGCGTTTGACGGCGCTACCGACTCTGTCGTGCGCCGGGCTACGCTTGGGGGGGTGAGCACGAACGCGTGCTGGGACTCGGCCGGCCGGAAACTCTACGTGGAGCAAGGGGGCGATAAGCAGCTCTACGTCTATGACTACGTCGCCGACTCGGTCTTGAAGGTGATTGATGTGAGCCGAGTGAGCGGAGTACAACCCGATGCCCTTCTCTTCAATAACTCCTTCCACAAGGCGTACGTCGCGCCTTTCCAGGGAGAGCCCGGACCTTCGAATGTAGGTATCATTGATACGGAACGCGACACGCTGGTCGGCACCTTGCCGGTGCGAATCTGGGGCGGGCTCTATGGCCAGGCAGCCGTTGACGAGCGGGACGACAAGGTCTATTTCGCCGATGAAAATGGTAGCGCCGACTCGGATACGATGTGGGTCGTCGACTGCGCCACGGACTCGGTTCGAAAGAAGGTCGACTACAGTCCGGACGGGGGCACGTGGATCGTACGGTGGGTGCCGTGGAGCAATCGTGTTTATCAAGTCACCACCGCCTCTCTCCCGTATTGGAATAGTTGCATAAAGGTGCTCGACTGCAACACCGATTCGTTCATAGTGAAACAGATGCTGGTGAACCATGCGGCGATCCGAGATATCCAACTCGACCCGATACGCCAGCGCATATTCGTCGTCGGGGTTGACACGAATGACATCTACGTTCTGCGTGATACCGGGTACGGGATCGCGGAAGCGAAGCAGACCGAGCCGCGTGTGTCTTCGGGATTGCAGGTGAGGACCATGCCGGGTTGGTTTGATGTCCTGTATTTCCTTGCCTCGCCAAGCCATGTGGACCTCTCTGTCTACGACCTAACGGGCCGAGAAGTCAGACGCCTTGTCGGCGAAGACCAGACGACAGGTCAGCACTCCGCGGTCTGGAACTGCACCAACCGTAATGGAGCCGCAATTGCCCATGGCGTCTACTTCATTCGTCTTGACGCGCCGGGCCGCGCTGATGTGACCAAGGTCGTGATGACAAGGTGA
- a CDS encoding corrinoid protein has translation MTDTDHLLDRLAEAVTTMKPELVAELARKVLEQGLSPQDAMTQGLAAGMRRMGEKFAAKECFVPEVLLASKAMYAGFEILKAKVGRGESGMGGRGKVALGVVQGDIHDIGKNIVKVMVQAAGFEVVDLGRNVPLPEFVKAAENGVAVLGISSLMTTTMPRMGKVVEALDKAGLRPGVKVLVGGAPVTAQFARNIGADGFAPDAHAAVIEIERLTARG, from the coding sequence GTGACTGATACCGACCACCTGCTCGACCGGCTCGCCGAGGCCGTGACGACGATGAAGCCGGAACTCGTCGCCGAGCTGGCGCGCAAGGTGCTTGAGCAGGGCTTGTCGCCCCAGGACGCCATGACTCAAGGCCTCGCTGCAGGCATGCGCCGGATGGGTGAGAAGTTCGCGGCCAAGGAGTGCTTTGTTCCAGAAGTGCTGCTCGCGTCCAAGGCGATGTACGCCGGGTTCGAAATACTGAAGGCGAAAGTCGGGCGCGGAGAGTCGGGAATGGGGGGCAGAGGAAAGGTCGCGCTCGGGGTGGTACAGGGCGACATCCACGACATCGGCAAGAACATCGTGAAGGTAATGGTGCAGGCGGCCGGGTTCGAGGTGGTTGACCTCGGGCGGAACGTACCGCTGCCGGAGTTCGTGAAGGCTGCAGAGAACGGCGTCGCAGTGCTGGGCATATCTTCGCTGATGACTACTACAATGCCACGGATGGGCAAGGTGGTCGAAGCGTTGGACAAGGCCGGGCTGCGTCCGGGTGTGAAGGTCTTAGTGGGCGGCGCGCCGGTAACGGCGCAGTTCGCCAGAAATATCGGGGCCGATGGATTCGCGCCGGATGCCCACGCGGCGGTGATAGAGATAGAACGGCTGACGGCTAGGGGCTAG
- a CDS encoding uroporphyrinogen decarboxylase family protein, giving the protein MESDRSRRFAALMRGVKPDRPVVFPMIVANHAARLEGFSISEAVTQPDTLARVLYSAYRFYGYDLIMVFSDTMVEAEAMGAQVLIPEDDDPFLLEPPRVSKLEPADPKKDGRMPVVLEATRRLKALLEDEAPILTSLKGPFSLASFLRGIDKFLEDLLTDPGRAHEYLKLATENQLAYTDAIIEAGGIPFIGDPVASGSLISPEMFHEFALPYLARLVRSVRESGVKAGLHICGETKSLLRDMAATGADFLSIDEMDLALARPEVGDKTILMGNVSTKLMLEGNPDQVTTAARECLARGGQNLMLSTSCDVPPETPKENVKALVAAARAWGAA; this is encoded by the coding sequence ATGGAGTCGGACAGGAGCAGGCGGTTTGCTGCGCTGATGCGCGGGGTGAAGCCTGACCGGCCCGTAGTCTTCCCTATGATCGTGGCGAACCACGCGGCCCGTCTGGAGGGCTTCTCCATTTCCGAGGCCGTGACGCAGCCTGATACGCTGGCGCGGGTGCTGTACTCCGCGTACCGGTTCTACGGGTACGACCTGATAATGGTCTTCTCCGACACGATGGTGGAGGCTGAGGCGATGGGTGCGCAGGTGCTGATTCCCGAGGACGACGACCCGTTTCTGCTCGAACCGCCGCGTGTTTCCAAGCTTGAGCCGGCTGACCCGAAGAAGGATGGCCGAATGCCCGTCGTGCTTGAGGCCACGCGCCGGCTGAAGGCGCTGCTCGAGGACGAGGCGCCAATCCTGACTTCGCTAAAAGGGCCGTTCTCGCTTGCATCTTTCCTGCGCGGAATCGACAAGTTCCTCGAGGACCTGCTGACTGACCCCGGACGGGCACACGAGTATTTGAAGCTCGCGACCGAGAACCAACTTGCCTACACCGACGCGATTATCGAAGCTGGCGGGATTCCGTTCATCGGCGACCCGGTCGCATCCGGCAGCCTGATCAGCCCGGAGATGTTCCACGAGTTCGCCCTGCCATATCTTGCGCGACTGGTCCGTTCGGTCCGTGAGTCCGGCGTGAAGGCGGGTCTGCACATCTGCGGCGAGACGAAGAGCCTGCTCCGCGATATGGCCGCCACAGGTGCGGATTTCCTGAGTATCGACGAGATGGACCTGGCGTTGGCACGACCGGAGGTCGGCGACAAGACAATCCTGATGGGCAACGTCTCGACAAAGCTGATGCTCGAAGGGAATCCTGACCAGGTTACGACAGCGGCGCGGGAGTGTCTTGCGCGCGGGGGGCAGAATCTCATGCTTTCCACAAGTTGCGATGTGCCGCCCGAGACGCCGAAAGAGAATGTCAAGGCTCTGGTGGCGGCTGCCAGAGCGTGGGGGGCAGCCTGA
- a CDS encoding ASKHA domain-containing protein, translating into MVTVSPRGGHSLRQLLHDAGIGLRSDCGGVGTCGKCRVRVLVAEGEKSVLSCQYVPTAPMAVVSDEVERVRQVGRRGKARTKSGALRLAADIGTTSISLAAVDEKKRRVVVRREVLNPQMIFGADVMSRIAAGKKLRRAGLEPVLLRFMDDVGIARKHPVVAVGNTVMAHFLMGRSPASLGEFPYKSRLPLRKSLTYERGGIWFQMLPLLGSFVGSDCTAAILASGMYRTSRLSLLVDAGTNGEVALGNRERMLVTSTAAGPAFEGATLEFGSLAQTGAVKSVRHERDRFVSEVVGGGEARSICGSGVLDAVAEAVRVGRVDASGRTCGGARLELSDGPKPVFLSQADIREVQLAKGAIAAAIRVLLAEWNAPASKVERVCVTGKFGAAMNPAAAVRIGLLPRIPLERIRRHSNLALLGAVKAALDTRLFLEAERLAAKCREVVLSSHPQFEQTFIDSMGLEPWN; encoded by the coding sequence ATGGTGACGGTATCACCACGCGGCGGACACAGCCTGCGACAGCTTCTCCACGACGCCGGGATAGGTCTGCGGTCGGATTGCGGCGGCGTCGGCACCTGCGGCAAGTGCCGGGTACGGGTGCTAGTCGCAGAAGGAGAGAAGAGCGTTCTCTCCTGTCAGTATGTCCCGACCGCCCCGATGGCGGTCGTGTCGGACGAGGTCGAACGAGTCCGACAAGTCGGACGGCGTGGCAAGGCGCGCACGAAGTCAGGGGCACTCCGTCTTGCTGCAGACATCGGAACGACCTCGATTTCGCTGGCCGCCGTTGATGAGAAGAAGCGCCGAGTCGTCGTAAGGCGGGAGGTGCTTAATCCGCAAATGATCTTCGGTGCCGATGTGATGAGCCGCATCGCCGCGGGCAAGAAGCTCCGTCGCGCCGGTCTGGAGCCGGTGCTGCTGCGGTTCATGGACGACGTTGGTATCGCGCGCAAACACCCGGTTGTGGCCGTGGGTAACACGGTGATGGCCCACTTCCTCATGGGCCGGAGCCCGGCATCGCTCGGCGAGTTTCCCTACAAGTCGCGGCTACCGCTGCGCAAGAGCCTGACTTACGAGCGCGGAGGCATCTGGTTTCAGATGCTGCCTTTGCTCGGATCTTTCGTCGGCAGCGACTGCACCGCGGCGATTCTTGCGTCCGGTATGTATCGAACAAGTAGGCTGTCGCTGCTGGTGGACGCGGGTACCAACGGCGAAGTGGCACTTGGTAACCGTGAGCGGATGCTTGTGACGTCGACCGCCGCAGGCCCTGCGTTCGAGGGCGCGACTCTTGAGTTCGGCAGCCTGGCGCAGACCGGCGCCGTCAAGTCCGTGCGCCACGAGCGGGACCGGTTTGTGTCGGAGGTTGTTGGCGGTGGCGAGGCGCGTAGCATCTGCGGTTCGGGTGTGCTCGACGCCGTTGCCGAGGCGGTGCGTGTCGGCAGAGTCGATGCCTCCGGCAGAACATGCGGCGGAGCGCGCCTTGAACTCAGCGACGGGCCGAAACCGGTTTTCCTCTCGCAGGCAGACATCCGTGAGGTGCAACTGGCGAAGGGCGCAATTGCCGCGGCCATACGCGTGCTGCTGGCCGAGTGGAACGCGCCGGCGTCTAAAGTCGAGCGTGTGTGCGTGACGGGCAAATTTGGGGCCGCGATGAACCCCGCTGCGGCGGTGAGAATCGGATTGCTGCCGCGGATACCGCTCGAGCGCATCCGCCGGCACAGCAACCTGGCTCTGCTCGGCGCGGTCAAGGCGGCTCTGGACACCAGGCTGTTCTTGGAAGCGGAGCGGCTCGCTGCAAAGTGCCGCGAGGTGGTGTTGAGCAGCCACCCGCAGTTCGAGCAAACCTTCATCGACTCGATGGGACTCGAACCATGGAACTGA
- a CDS encoding 2-hydroxyacyl-CoA dehydratase family protein, whose product MELIPRVTFEQIRWERLEEIAAERRKGAKVIGYFCIYAPVEIVEAAGAIPVRLMRGGQAAEEAGERYLRADACSFCSACMGNFDLDPAYKQVDAVLAVNTCDMMRRLPESIENHFGIPVFQLYMPRTSEPLPHRVAEFRRQLDILAADLAGLTGRSVSDERLESEIAAFNHLRAMLRQANDTRRANSPLLSGSTTLDLTATAWLLGPVKAISLIDEVLRMVAARPRPETQRPRLMLGGSMLTEDDRWLLDLVEEKADIVTDILCTGTRWFAEDVPGGGESGNGEVGGQERVRSDGNPLDRLARFYFSRPCMHRRPNTDLHTYAEELVREFRVQGLVYKTLLYCDPWNFEARRLQEALGIPILHLDTDYSTENREQMRTRVEAFLETL is encoded by the coding sequence ATGGAACTGATACCGCGGGTGACGTTCGAGCAGATACGGTGGGAGCGGCTGGAGGAAATAGCCGCCGAACGTCGGAAGGGCGCTAAGGTCATCGGCTACTTCTGCATCTATGCTCCCGTCGAAATCGTCGAGGCAGCGGGCGCGATCCCGGTCCGACTGATGCGGGGCGGGCAAGCGGCCGAGGAGGCGGGCGAGAGATACCTGCGTGCCGACGCCTGCTCGTTCTGCAGCGCGTGCATGGGCAACTTTGATCTTGACCCAGCCTACAAGCAGGTCGACGCCGTGCTGGCGGTGAACACCTGTGATATGATGCGGCGTCTGCCCGAGTCTATCGAGAACCACTTCGGCATTCCCGTGTTCCAGCTCTACATGCCGCGGACGTCCGAGCCTTTGCCGCACCGCGTGGCCGAGTTCCGACGGCAATTGGATATACTCGCTGCGGATCTGGCCGGGCTGACCGGGCGGTCCGTTTCAGACGAGCGGCTGGAGTCAGAAATAGCCGCGTTCAACCATCTGCGGGCAATGCTGCGCCAGGCGAACGACACCCGGCGGGCTAACTCGCCTCTGCTTTCCGGCAGCACGACGCTTGACCTGACAGCCACAGCATGGTTGCTGGGGCCGGTGAAGGCCATCTCGCTCATCGACGAAGTGCTGCGCATGGTCGCGGCACGGCCTCGTCCGGAGACGCAGCGGCCACGGCTGATGCTCGGCGGCAGCATGCTGACCGAAGACGACCGCTGGCTGCTCGACCTTGTCGAAGAGAAAGCCGACATTGTGACCGACATCCTCTGCACTGGTACGCGGTGGTTCGCTGAGGACGTGCCTGGTGGAGGGGAAAGTGGAAATGGCGAAGTAGGGGGGCAAGAGCGCGTCCGGTCGGATGGCAACCCACTGGACCGGCTGGCGCGGTTCTATTTCAGTCGGCCGTGCATGCACCGCCGTCCGAACACCGACCTGCACACGTATGCGGAGGAACTAGTCCGCGAGTTCCGGGTGCAGGGACTTGTGTACAAGACGCTGCTCTATTGCGACCCGTGGAACTTCGAGGCCCGACGCCTGCAGGAAGCGCTGGGAATTCCCATACTGCATCTTGACACCGACTATTCAACCGAAAACCGGGAACAGATGCGCACTCGAGTCGAGGCGTTCTTGGAAACACTGTGA
- a CDS encoding 2-hydroxyacyl-CoA dehydratase family protein, with protein sequence MTFDQWLDLFDRVPDELIERYHYYGNGEAWSKYLFPPQTFSIYGARHLRRLKFDNSLAALRMWGFVQNETERLFRARQTGRRVIATMGDLGAVPVIVNSFPGCVAFYPDCIWWTPFVMESRVLFDAAAELGIGDATCFSRAALGAFSKHSYFPDPDLVIASTGASCDDYSGVEQLVESFAPDMLWVEEPLRGECRMSNDECRMGGASERQALIEFLKREYERVVERMEKLTGHAITEVELREGVRRANRVRNLVARLRDLAFRHAALAALEMMVVEFGNLHYYSDMGEWTAVLEHLLGTAGGRAREGERVLPEDALRVVWVTPPADPLLLTYVEDAGARVMGTEYVINQALEIMDESKPPLEAIAESFMAASLIGTSGQRAKSVIRQARERQAEGVIISGILGGSHCAMETRLISDIVKQELDLPALEFDVAPASNEIGRQLQTRIDAFLEVLRSRR encoded by the coding sequence GTGACCTTCGATCAGTGGCTTGACCTGTTTGACCGTGTGCCGGATGAGTTGATTGAGCGGTACCACTACTACGGCAATGGTGAGGCGTGGTCGAAGTACTTGTTCCCACCCCAGACGTTCTCGATCTACGGTGCGCGTCACCTGCGGCGACTCAAGTTCGATAATTCCCTGGCGGCCCTGCGGATGTGGGGATTTGTGCAAAATGAGACCGAGCGGCTGTTCCGAGCAAGGCAGACAGGACGTCGCGTCATCGCAACGATGGGCGACCTTGGCGCGGTCCCGGTCATCGTGAACTCGTTCCCGGGTTGCGTCGCCTTCTACCCCGACTGCATATGGTGGACGCCGTTCGTGATGGAGAGCCGGGTGCTGTTCGATGCCGCCGCCGAGCTGGGCATCGGTGATGCCACGTGCTTCTCGCGCGCGGCTCTGGGCGCATTTTCCAAGCACTCCTACTTCCCTGACCCGGACCTGGTTATTGCCTCGACCGGCGCGTCATGCGACGACTACTCCGGGGTCGAGCAACTGGTGGAGTCTTTCGCACCCGACATGCTCTGGGTCGAGGAGCCGCTTCGCGGAGAATGTCGAATGTCGAATGACGAATGTCGAATGGGCGGAGCCAGCGAGAGGCAAGCGCTCATCGAATTCCTGAAGCGGGAGTACGAGCGGGTCGTCGAGCGGATGGAGAAGCTTACCGGTCACGCTATCACCGAGGTCGAGCTACGCGAGGGCGTGCGTCGGGCGAATCGAGTGCGAAATCTGGTGGCGCGGCTGCGCGATCTGGCGTTCCGCCACGCGGCGTTGGCTGCTCTTGAGATGATGGTTGTTGAGTTCGGAAACCTGCACTACTACTCGGACATGGGCGAATGGACCGCGGTGCTGGAGCACCTCCTAGGCACGGCCGGAGGCCGCGCGAGGGAGGGAGAGCGGGTGCTTCCCGAAGACGCGTTGCGAGTCGTCTGGGTGACACCACCGGCTGACCCGTTGCTTCTCACGTATGTGGAGGACGCGGGCGCGAGGGTGATGGGCACGGAGTACGTCATCAACCAGGCGCTGGAGATCATGGACGAGTCGAAGCCACCGTTGGAGGCGATTGCCGAATCATTCATGGCCGCCTCGCTGATCGGCACTTCAGGGCAACGGGCCAAGTCGGTGATAAGGCAGGCGCGGGAGCGACAAGCCGAAGGTGTTATTATCTCGGGAATACTCGGCGGCTCGCACTGTGCAATGGAGACGCGGCTGATATCCGACATCGTGAAGCAGGAACTCGACCTGCCGGCATTGGAGTTCGATGTCGCGCCGGCTTCGAACGAAATCGGACGGCAGTTGCAGACCAGGATTGATGCTTTCCTTGAGGTGCTGAGGAGCCGCCGGTGA
- a CDS encoding uroporphyrinogen decarboxylase family protein, producing the protein MKDLLTPRERFGLLVIDEPQDRVPVFPLVTAHAARLAGIPVREYYTAGAAMARCQLVAQETYGIDFISFFSEVGLVAEALGSQFDYPEDDLPLLTRPKWTDLTRLDDRVVGPLTDGRLRVYIDAVTYAYEARGDTVPILAYVPAPFTTAQQLVDQEAFLLGLLTEPERVKELLAYATRSIVRFCRAIIGAGGLPILVDPLASGSVISAEHYREFALPSEAEVIRYLHRYDLDVVLHICGDTRTTIAMMPETGADLLSIDRVDVAGAIAGAGQACRIIGNYDTSAILLSDPKTIEREVAEMTTAGKNCPKGFVAATGCEVPVDTPPENVRAFVRSARQVGFNPDYGRRRRA; encoded by the coding sequence GTGAAAGACCTGCTGACCCCGCGTGAGCGCTTTGGCCTCCTGGTTATCGACGAGCCGCAGGACCGCGTGCCGGTATTCCCACTGGTCACGGCCCACGCGGCTCGCCTTGCCGGCATCCCGGTGCGCGAGTACTACACCGCTGGCGCGGCGATGGCGCGATGTCAGCTCGTCGCTCAGGAGACCTATGGCATCGACTTCATCTCCTTTTTCTCCGAGGTCGGGTTGGTAGCCGAGGCCTTGGGGTCGCAGTTCGACTATCCCGAGGACGACCTGCCGTTGCTGACGCGGCCGAAGTGGACCGATCTGACGAGATTGGACGACCGTGTTGTCGGCCCGTTGACCGATGGCCGGCTGCGCGTCTACATTGACGCCGTCACCTATGCTTACGAAGCAAGAGGGGACACGGTGCCGATTCTTGCCTATGTTCCGGCACCGTTCACGACCGCGCAGCAGCTCGTAGACCAGGAGGCGTTTCTCCTCGGTCTGCTGACCGAACCCGAGCGGGTGAAGGAACTGCTTGCCTACGCGACGCGCTCGATAGTTCGTTTCTGTCGCGCTATCATCGGCGCGGGCGGGCTGCCGATTCTTGTCGACCCGTTGGCGTCGGGTAGCGTCATCTCGGCTGAGCACTACCGCGAGTTTGCTCTTCCTTCCGAAGCAGAGGTGATTCGCTACCTTCACCGATATGACCTCGATGTCGTGCTTCACATCTGCGGTGACACCCGAACGACCATCGCCATGATGCCTGAGACCGGAGCTGACCTGCTGAGCATCGATCGTGTCGACGTGGCGGGCGCGATAGCCGGCGCGGGGCAAGCGTGCCGTATCATCGGCAACTACGACACGTCCGCGATCCTGCTGTCAGACCCGAAGACCATTGAACGCGAAGTGGCCGAGATGACAACGGCAGGGAAGAATTGTCCGAAGGGCTTCGTCGCCGCCACCGGCTGTGAGGTGCCGGTTGATACACCTCCCGAGAACGTGCGCGCCTTCGTGCGTTCGGCAAGGCAGGTTGGCTTCAACCCCGATTACGGTCGGAGGAGGAGAGCGTGA
- a CDS encoding acyl-CoA dehydratase activase codes for MNTKLVVFDRASQQVFCERVVPTGPRPRETAHQVMAECRSEHKDLSGHVRGVVATGYARHVVDKVEGTITEIKAASLGIRYWHPTCRTVIDIGGQDSKVLSLDESGKVRDFAMNDRCAAGTGHFLSVLAKTLSVPLEDFGQLSLESQRPVPVSSLCVVMAESEILSLLAADTPVADIIAGLHEALARRVANMAARLRVEPDVVFTGGVAQNPGMRAALEKALGTPVTVARKPLLAAALGAALSAGASD; via the coding sequence GTGAATACAAAGCTAGTGGTGTTCGACCGCGCGAGCCAACAGGTATTCTGCGAGAGAGTCGTCCCGACCGGGCCGCGACCCCGGGAAACCGCGCACCAGGTCATGGCCGAATGCCGTAGTGAACACAAGGACCTCAGTGGTCACGTGCGCGGTGTGGTGGCGACCGGCTATGCCCGTCATGTTGTGGACAAGGTTGAAGGGACCATCACCGAGATCAAGGCCGCTTCCCTCGGTATCCGCTACTGGCACCCGACGTGCCGGACAGTAATCGACATCGGGGGACAGGACTCCAAGGTGCTCAGCCTCGACGAATCGGGCAAGGTGCGTGACTTCGCAATGAACGACCGCTGCGCAGCCGGGACCGGCCACTTCCTGTCAGTGCTGGCGAAGACGCTGTCGGTGCCGCTCGAAGACTTCGGCCAGTTGAGCCTTGAGTCCCAAAGGCCGGTGCCGGTTTCGAGCCTTTGCGTAGTGATGGCTGAGTCAGAGATACTCTCACTGCTCGCGGCCGACACGCCGGTCGCTGATATCATCGCCGGTCTGCACGAGGCGCTTGCCAGACGCGTCGCCAACATGGCGGCGCGGCTGCGGGTCGAGCCCGATGTCGTCTTTACCGGTGGTGTGGCGCAGAACCCCGGGATGAGGGCAGCGTTGGAGAAGGCGCTGGGAACTCCAGTCACGGTTGCCCGGAAGCCATTGCTGGCCGCGGCGCTCGGCGCGGCTCTGTCCGCTGGGGCCAGCGACTAG